The following proteins come from a genomic window of Metarhizium brunneum chromosome 2, complete sequence:
- the ODBA gene encoding 2-oxoisovalerate dehydrogenase subunit alpha 2, with protein sequence MKSRVIRNLPIRRATTSIPKTAFATPVRAASSVSQRPNSDHVSFPGALKSAFTTQLSFEHPESYKALPTYRVVDQHGAVVDQSFQPDISDETVVKLYKDMLFISIMDLIMFDAQRQGRLSFYMVSAGEEAVSVGSSSVLDPEDPVYCQYREQGFFKERGMTTKEFMSQLFANKNDPGKGRNMPVHYGSKRLNIHTVSSPLATQIPQASGAGYALKMQKLQDPNSKAKVAVCFFGEGAASEGDFHAAMNIAATRSCPVIFICRNNGYAISTPTLDQYRGDGIASRGIGYGIDTIRIDGNDIWAVREAVKKAREMALQDGGKPILIECMTYRVSHHSTSDDSFAYRARVEVEDWKRRDNPITRLRKWMEAKGCWDETKEKEARDSLRKEILKGFSEAEKEKKPALRTMFEDVYEELTPDLKAQIKELRDMLDKYPDEYDFSEYDGGKESLKV encoded by the exons ACCTGCCCATCCGACGGGCGACAACGTCCATCCCCAAGACGGCCTTTGCCACACCCGTCCGCGCCGCGAGCAGCGTTTCCCAAAGACCCAATTCCGATCATGTCTCCTTCCCTGGTGCGCTGAAGAGCGCCTTCACGACGCAATTGAGCTTTGAACATCCCGAGTCGTACAAGGCCCTGCCTACGTATAGAGTGGTCGATCAGCATGGCGCTGTGGTCGACCAGTCTTTCCAGCCTGACATCTCGGACGAGACGGTGGTGAAGCTGTACAAGGACATGCTGTTTATTTCAATTATGGACTTGATCATGTTTGATGCCCAGCGCCAGGGCCGCCTGAGCTTCTACATGGTgagcgccggcgaggaggctGTCAGCGTGGGCAGTTCGAGTGTTTTGGATCCAGAAGACCCCGTGTACTGCCAGTACAGAGAGCAAGGGTTTTTCAAGGAGAGGGGAATGACCACCAAGGAGTTTATGTCGCAGCTGTTTGCGAATAAGAATGACCCCGGCAAGGGGAGGAACATGCCTGTTCATTACGGCAGCAAGAGGTTGAATATC CACACTGTTTCTTCGCCGCTGGCAACGCAAATCCCTCAGGCGTCGGGTGCCGGCTACGCCCTGAAGATGCAAAAGCTGCAGGACCCCAACTCCAAGGCTAAGGTAGCGGTATGCTTCTTCGGCGAGGGTGCTGCCAGCGAAGGTGACTTCCACGCCGCCATGAACATTGCTGCGACGCGCTCGTGccccgtcatcttcatctgccGCAACAACGGCTACGCCATCTCCACGCCCACGCTGGACCAGTACCGCGGAGACGGCATCGCCAGCCGTGGCATTGGCTATGGCATAGACACGATCCGCATTGACGGCAACGACATCTGGGCCGTGCGcgaggccgtcaagaagGCCAGGGAAATGGCCCTCCAGGACGGCGGCAAGCCCATCCTCATCGAGTGCATGACCTACCGCGTCTCCCACCACAGCACGTCCGACGACTCATTCGCCTACCGCGCCCGCGTCGAAGTCGAGGACTGGAAGAGGCGCGACAACCCAATCACCCGCCTGCGAAAGTGGATGGAGGCTAAGGGTTGCTGGGACGAAaccaaggagaaggaggccaGAGATAGTCTGCGAAAGGAGATCCTCAAGGGCTTCTCcgaggccgagaaggagaagaagcctgCGCTGCGGACTATGTTTGAGGACGTCTATGAGGAGTTGACGCCCGACCTGAAGGCGCAGATCAAGGAGCTTCGCGACATGCTGGACAAGTATCCAGATGAGTACGACTTTTCAGAATAcgatggcggcaaggagTCCCTGAAGGTGTAG